A window of Numenius arquata chromosome 6, bNumArq3.hap1.1, whole genome shotgun sequence contains these coding sequences:
- the CGRRF1 gene encoding cell growth regulator with RING finger domain protein 1 encodes MAAVFLVTLYEYSPLFYITVVFVCFLVTSGLVLGWFGLGVPVILRNSEETESSKRVLKKRMRQVKNPFGLEIPHPAAASVTKGITLTPDCLEDCILTCYWGCSVQKLHEALQKHVYCFRIKTPQALEDALYSEYLYRQQYFIKKNDKEEKYCQLPEDAQVVDFGPVPRSRYPLIALLTLADEEDREIYDIISMVAVIHIPDESYRLSCRILYQYLLLAQGQYHDLKQLFMSANSTAPSPSDTSPGERSTDRSLLEKAGLAEDEPESHEENSKDCVVCQNGTVNWVLLPCRHACLCDGCVKYFQQCPMCRQFVQESFPLCSKKEQDEDESTHVLQDVLPGRVF; translated from the exons GTTTGGGTTGGGTGTTCCTGTTATTCTGAGAAACTCAGAAGAAACAGAATCCAGCAAAAGAGTTTTGAAAAAGCGGATGAGACAAGTGAAGAATCCTTTTGGGTTAGAAATCCCTCATCCTGCTGCAGCTTCAGTAACAA AGGGTATAACACTGACACCTGATTGTCTGGAAGACTGTATTCTTACATGCTACTGGGGCTGCAGCGTTCAAAAACTCCACGAAGCGTTGCAGAAGCATGTCTACTGCTTCAGAATAAAGACTCCTCAGGCATTAGAAGATGCTCTGTACAGCGAATACCTCTATCGACAACAGTACTT cattaaaaaaaatgacaaggaagaaaaatattgtcaGTTACCAGAAGACGCTCAAGTTGTCGATTTTGGCCCGGTGCCTAGATCTCGCTACCCATTGATAGCATTGCTGACGTTAGCTGATGAGGAAGACAGAGAAATATATGATATT ATTTCAATGGTGGCTGTAATTCACATTCCTGATGAGAGCTACAGACTTTCCTGCAGAATATTATATCAGTATCTGCTTCTAGCTCAAGGTCAATACCACGACCTGAAG CAACTCTTCATGTCTGCAAATAGTACCGCACCGTCTCCAAGCGATACGTCCCCTGGTGAGAGAAGCACTGACAGAAGCTTGCTAGAAAAGGCCGGACTGGCTGAAGACGAACCAGAATCGCATGAAGAAAACAGCAAGGACTGTGTTGTTTGCCAGAACGGGACAGTGAACTGGGTACTCCTGCCCTGCAGACATGCCTGCTTGTGTGATGGCTGCGTTAAGTATTTCCAGCAGTGTCCGATGTGTAGGCAGTTTGTTCAAGAATCTTTTCCACTTTGCAGCAAAAAGGAGCAAGATGAAGATGAATCGACCCATGTCTTGCAAGATGTTCTTCCTGGAAGAGTTTTttaa